Below is a genomic region from Methanomicrobiales archaeon.
GCCCGATCTCGAAATCGGGTGCCGTAACGCGCTTCGGCTGGCATCCGATCACCGTGATCTCGATCCTGTCCGCGAGTCGCAGCAGGGGTTCGGTCAGGTCCCAGGAATGGGCGTCACGGTAGCTGCCGGGCGGCAGATCCTCCACAGGGATGATGGTGACGTCTCCGGGATTTCCGCCGAAATCGGCGATGTCGATGATCACGAGTTTCTTCGTGACGTCTGCGTCCAGCATGGTGAAGACGAAGTGGGGTCCGCCGAGACCGGCATCCACCACCTTCACCGTGTCGGGAAGGGCGAGCTTCTTCAGCT
It encodes:
- the frhD gene encoding coenzyme F420-reducing hydrogenase, FrhD protein, whose amino-acid sequence is MYPEIVVAGCGNPLFGDDGFGPAVVEELKKLALPDTVKVVDAGLGGPHFVFTMLDADVTKKLVIIDIADFGGNPGDVTIIPVEDLPPGSYRDAHSWDLTEPLLRLADRIEITVIGCQPKRVTAPDFEIGLTDEVRNAIPGTVRLVLKIIGVDYGTTVIPEEEHRRGGASETSTGSGRAGDASSSACR